The Streptomyces sp. NBC_00459 DNA segment GGAGACGGGCGGCTGCTCGTCGAGACCTCGGACGGTGACTGGTCGGCGCGGGCGCTGATCAACGCCACCGGCACCTGGGACCGGCCGTTCTGGCCGCGCTATCCGGGCCAGGAGACCTTCCGGGGACGGCAGTTGCACACCGCGCAGTACCCGGGGCCCGAGGAGTTCGCCGGGCAGCGGGTGGTCGTCGTGGGCGGAGGGGCGTCCGGCACCCAGCACCTGATGGAGATCGCTCCGTACGCGGCCGAGACCACGTGGGTGACCCGGCGTCCGCCGGTCTTCCGCGAGGGGCCCTTCACCGAGGAGTTCGGGCGCGAGGCCGTCGCCCTCGTCGAGGAACGGGTCCGCCAGGGGCTGCCGCCGAAGAGTGTCGTGTCGGTCACCGGCCTGCCCCTCAACGACGCGATCCGGCAGGCACTCGCCGACGGCGTCCTCGACCGGCGCCCCATGTTCGACCGGATCACCCCGGAGGGCGTCGAGTGGGCCGACGGACAGCGCGTCGACGCCGACGTGATCCTCTGGGCGACCGGATTCCGGGCCGCGATCGACCATCTGGCACCGCTCAGACTGCGCGAACCCGGCGGCGGGATCCGCGTCGAGGGGACGCGCGTGGTCACCGATCCGCGCGTCCATCTGGTCGGCTACGGCCCGTCGGCGAGCACGATCGGCGCCAACCGCGCAGGGCGGACGGCCGTACGGGACATCAGGCGGCTGCTCGACCAGGAGCCGGCCACTGTCTGACGTCCCGTAGGGCCGCATGGCCCGTCAGTTCACTTGGCGGGCTGCCCGCTCCGCTGCCCCTGGCCCGGACTCTTCCGGTCCTTCTGCTCTTTCTGGTTCTGGTTGAACTCGGCGACGTTGCGCTGGTGTTCGGCGTAGTCGGCCGTGAAGCGGGTGTCCCCCGGCTTGACGGTGACGAAGTACAGCCAGTCGCCCGGCGTCGGGTTGATGGCGGCGCGCATCGCCTCCTCGCCGGGGTTGGCGATCGGCGTGGGCGGCAGGCCCATGCGCTGATAGGAGTTGTACGGGCTGTTCAGGCGGGTGTCGTTCGCCGTCGTCCTGAGCGTGGACCTGTTCAGCGCGTAGTTGATGGTCGAGTCCATCTGCAGCGGCATCCCGCGTTCGAGCCGGTTGAAGACGACCCGGGCCACCTTTCCCATGTCCTGCTTGCCGGCGGCCTCGGCCTGGACGATGCTCGCGATGGTGACGGCCTGGTAGACGTTCATGGCGTTGCGCTGCGCCCCGGCGGTGACCGGCGGACCGCCGAACTTCCGGTTGGCGGTGTCGACCATGAACGACAGCAGGGATTCCGGTGTGGCCTTCTCCTTCAGCGGATAGGTCGCCGGGAAGAGATAGCCCTCGGGGTTGCCCTCGGCATCGGTGGGGAGTTTCAGCCGGGCCTTGGCGAGCGACTTCTTCGTGCTCCCGGCCGGCAGGGCGAGGGCCTTG contains these protein-coding regions:
- a CDS encoding NAD(P)-binding domain-containing protein — translated: MREGVREVDVVVIGAGQAGLSSAYHLQRTGFATERDFVVLDHAPHPGGAWQFRWPSLTYGKVHGMHALPGMELTNADPTRPSAEVIGEYFDTYERAFDLKVRRPVEVRAVREGDGDGRLLVETSDGDWSARALINATGTWDRPFWPRYPGQETFRGRQLHTAQYPGPEEFAGQRVVVVGGGASGTQHLMEIAPYAAETTWVTRRPPVFREGPFTEEFGREAVALVEERVRQGLPPKSVVSVTGLPLNDAIRQALADGVLDRRPMFDRITPEGVEWADGQRVDADVILWATGFRAAIDHLAPLRLREPGGGIRVEGTRVVTDPRVHLVGYGPSASTIGANRAGRTAVRDIRRLLDQEPATV
- the mltG gene encoding endolytic transglycosylase MltG, with amino-acid sequence MQMNTPSRSTIRLTRRGRAVLIATGAVVAATAVAVPLLSVDSEGDPRPTSLLIPEGWRSMQVYEAVDKALALPAGSTKKSLAKARLKLPTDAEGNPEGYLFPATYPLKEKATPESLLSFMVDTANRKFGGPPVTAGAQRNAMNVYQAVTIASIVQAEAAGKQDMGKVARVVFNRLERGMPLQMDSTINYALNRSTLRTTANDTRLNSPYNSYQRMGLPPTPIANPGEEAMRAAINPTPGDWLYFVTVKPGDTRFTADYAEHQRNVAEFNQNQKEQKDRKSPGQGQRSGQPAK